Below is a genomic region from Neisseria arctica.
GCATTTGTAGCCGGTATGCTGCTTTCCGAAACCGAATACCGATTTCAAGTTGAAGACGATATCCGCCCGTTTCGCGACATCTTACTGGGCTTCTTCTTCATTACAGTCGGCATGAAGCTTGATATCACAGCCCTTATACAAGGCTGGCAAAGCGTACTGATGCTGTTAATCATATTACTTGTATTAAAAGCGTTGATTATCACGGCTATTGCCCGTTATTTGCGCCATAGCGTCGCCGACAGCATGAAAACCGCGATGTATCTGGCACAAGGCGGCGAATTCGGCTTTGTTATCCTAACCGTCTCTCATAAACTCAATATGCTTTCTTCAGAATGGGAACAAGCCGCTACCGCTGCTATTTTGGTTTCTATGATATTGGCTCCGTTCATCCTTAACGGCAGCGAAAAGATCATCAATCGTTTGGTGAAATCTGATTGGGATATGAAAGCCGTTGATTTGCAAAATATGCTGATTGCTACGATGAGTAAATCCGAGCATATCCTTATAATTGGTTACGGGCGCTGCGGCCAAACCATCGCACGGATTCTCGAACAAGAAAATATCACCTACTACGCGCTAGATCTGGATGCCGAACGCGTACGGATCGCCCGCAGCACAGGAGAACCGGTTGCATTCGGCGATGCCAAACGGCGTGAAGTACTTGAAGCAGCAGGACTATCACGCGCAAAAATGGTAGTTATTACATTAAATAACATGGCCGAAACCCGCCACATTCTCGACAATATTATGCACATGTATCCCACCATGCCGGTGCATGTTCGCGCAACCAGCGACGACTATCTGCAAACATTTGCCGAGATGGGTGCCGAAGAAACCGTATCGGATGCCAAAGAATCCAGCCTTGCATTAGCCGCCTATACACTGCTTGGATCCGGCATTTCCTATCAAAATGTACACAAAATCATCACTGATATACGCCATAGCCGCTATCAAATCTTACAAGGGCTGTTTTCCGGGAAAAACGGTAAAAAAGATTTTTACGATGAAAAAGCCAGCATCAGCCGTTATGCCTTTGCCCTTCCCGACGAAGCTTACGCTGCCGGCAAGCAAATCAAAGAAATTCCTTTGGCGGATTTTGAAATTAAACTGCTGTTTATACGCCGTCAAACCCATCAAATCCAACAATATGACGAGACTTTTATACTGGAAGCCGGAGACATTCTCGTGATCGCAGGAAGTAAAGAAAAAATAATTTCCTTTGAAAACTGGATACTACAAGGAAAAAGCTAAAATTTATTTTAAAACACTTGCAAGGAAAGCAGCTTTTTGGTTTAATTACGTTCTCGCAACATTGAGCGAGAAATAAAAGGGTGATTAGCTCAGTTGGTAGAGCGTCTGCCTTACAAGCAGAATGTCGGCGGTTCGACTCCGTCATCACCCACCAGTTTCTTTGCACGGAGTGGTAGTTCAGTTGGTTAGAATACCGGCCTGTCACGCCGGGGGTCGCGGGTTCGAGCCCCGTCCACTCCGCCAAACTTTCAAATAAAAGGCACCAAAAATCGGTGCCTTTTATTTTTCTCCGAATATTTCTTTTATAAATTCTAATTTCAGCTCATCAAAATTAATTGCATTGCCATTTTGTTGATTTTTTAAAAACTACTAAATAATCAGCTTACTAAATTATTACCAATCTATAAAGATATGTTAAAATAATTGAATATACTTCTATCTACCTACTATATTAGAAATAACCAAAGTAAAAATTGATACAATAAAATATAAAAATAATTTAATTTTTTACACCTTACTAATAATTTATACAGTACTGTTAGCCAAAACATTAGGCTACTCACCCAAAGTCCCATCAATAATTAGCTCATTTCTTTTCCTCTTTTACACAGCGAAATTATCTCGATATTTATTTGCTTTTTGCTTAGTTATATTATCGACATTAGGAGCATTTTATTTGCCGGAGGCAGTCTTAAGAGGCAGCTTATCCGGAGGTACTATTATCTCTTTATTTGAAACACATTCAAACGAAGCAATCGAATACTTACGCTCCCTACCCAGCCACTTGTATATTGGTAGTATTATATTCATTGTTTTTAGCATTCTAGTAATTCTATCCTCACGCAGGTGGAATCCTCCTCCACTTACATATCGTTATCACATAATCTTATGGTTTTTAATGATTTTATGTATCATATACAAACCTACAAAAGACCTACTCCAAAAAGAAAATGAATTCTCTTTAACACAGTCTCAAGTAGCTCCAATCGCCTTTATAGCGACAGCATTTAATCTTATTCAAGAATACTACACTGAAAGGGAATTAGCTCTCCAGGCACTTGATTTACCGAGCGACTGGGAAATTATAAGTACGTCTCCCACATATAAAAATTATGTTTTAGTAATTGGTGAAAGCGCACGCAAAGACTATTTATCAGCCTATGGCTACCCACAAAATACAACTCCATTTTTATCTACAACAAAAGGCTTAATTTTTGATGGATATATCGCCACGGCTGGCAACACAGCCTTATCATTAACTCGGTCCCTCTATCTCCATCAAAATGATGAAAGCAAACTGCAAAATAATATCATCACATTAGCTCGGCAGGCTGGTTTCTACACCTATTGGATCTCTAGCCAAGGCGGCCTAGGTATTCATGATAATGCAGCAGCGCGAATCGGCAAATTTGCGAACCAAACTTACTTTAGCTCATCAAATTTTAATAATATTAAAATTCATGATGATATGTTGTTAACCAAACTGACAGAATATTTACAACAAACTTCTTCATCCCACCGTTTATTTGTTCTACACCTAAATGGATCCCATAGCGTTTTCTGTGACCGGTTACACCATAAACCTGATATTACCTTTATTAATCAAAATATGAGCTGTTATTTAGCCACCTTACAGCAAACGGATAAGTTACTACAAAATTTAGTACACACTCTAGAAAAGTATGGTAGCTATTCTTTATTATACTTTGCAGATCACGGCCTCCATCATATTGATAAAAACAGCGACAAAGTAACTTTAGTGCATGGTTCACAAACCAAACAAAATTACGAAGTCCCATTGATTCGTATTAATAGTGATGACACCAAAAGACAATTAATCCGCTCTCAAAGAAGTGCCTATCATTTTTTAAATGGTTTTTCACAATGGCTAGGAATACATGAAAAACATTTAACATGGGAGATCGATTTTTTCAGTGATCATAAAGATGAAAGTATTAAAGTATTCAATATGCAACAGAACGTTGACTGGTCAACACTAGAGAATGATCCTGCGATTTCAGAGGCCGGATATTTTTAAAATTAAAATCAAGTTTTCCAACAGATAAGAAAAGGTATTGAAAAATTGATACGCCCTTCCTTTTAGCATAGCTAAGCCTTATATTTGCTAATACTTGCCACCATGAGGGAAATAAATACTTTATCCAATAAAAATGCCATCTGAAAAATTTCAGACGGCATTTTTATAAATATCAGCTAAAAAACCTTACGGTCTTAAATAAATCATATTAACTGTGATATTGTCGCGAAAGTTCGTGTACGGTATCGACTAGGATTTTAGCATGCTCGGGATCCGCATGTTGATTGATACCATGGCCCAAATTAAAAACATGGCCGCTACCCTCTCCATAAGCCGCCAAAATACGGCCAACTTCATTGCGGATACTATCAGGGGTACCGAATAATGCAAACGGATCAAAATTACCTTGTAATGCCACTTGCCACCCCACCCGGCGGCGCGCATCACCGATATTACATGTCCAATCCAAGCCCAAAGCATCAGCTCCGATACCGGCCAGCCTCTCCAGCCACAAACCGCCTCCCTTGGTAAATACAATCACCGGCACTCGACGGCCTTCGTTTTCACGCTTCAAACCTTGTACGATCTGCTGCATATACCGCAGACTGAAAGCTTCAAATGCCGCATCACTCAATACACCACCCCATGTATCAAAAATCTGCACGGCCTGCGCACCGGCATCAATTTGCGCATTCAAATATGCTGTAACGGCCTGTGCATTCACATCCAAAATTTTATGCAACAATTCGGGGCGGGAATACATCATCGTTTTGATAGTACGAAACTCTTTACTGCTTCCACCCTCTACCATATAACAGGCCAAAGTAAACGGGCTGCCGGAAAAGCCGATAAGCGGCACACTGCCTGCCAATGCACGGCGGATTGAAGTTACTGCATCAAATACATATTGCAGCTTATCCATATCGGGTACTTCCAGCTTCGCAATATCGGCTTCATGCTGCAAAGCACGCTCGAATTTCGGCCCCTCTCCTTCTGCAAAATACAAACCCAAGCCCATCGCGTCGGGCACAGTTAAAATATCCGAAAATAAAATGGCCGCATCCAAGTTAAAGCGCTCAAGAGGCTGAATCGTTACCTCTGTAGCCAATTCGGTATTTTTACATAGGTC
It encodes:
- a CDS encoding cation:proton antiporter yields the protein MHFSLAPIVIVLLVAVLTVIICRKLNIPSMLGYLLVGFLAGPGVFHLIPQTPATDYLGEIGIMFLMFSIGLEFSLPKLKAMRKLVFGLGGLQVVLTITAIFGILLLQNTPVIHAFTIAGALAMSSTAIVSRILSEKTELGQPHGQMAMGVLLMQDIAVVPLMILLPALAGGSQDNLLYALGIAAVKMIATLGLLFVIGSRLMTPWFRLVAKQKSSELFMINVLLVTLGVAYLTELEGLSLALGAFVAGMLLSETEYRFQVEDDIRPFRDILLGFFFITVGMKLDITALIQGWQSVLMLLIILLVLKALIITAIARYLRHSVADSMKTAMYLAQGGEFGFVILTVSHKLNMLSSEWEQAATAAILVSMILAPFILNGSEKIINRLVKSDWDMKAVDLQNMLIATMSKSEHILIIGYGRCGQTIARILEQENITYYALDLDAERVRIARSTGEPVAFGDAKRREVLEAAGLSRAKMVVITLNNMAETRHILDNIMHMYPTMPVHVRATSDDYLQTFAEMGAEETVSDAKESSLALAAYTLLGSGISYQNVHKIITDIRHSRYQILQGLFSGKNGKKDFYDEKASISRYAFALPDEAYAAGKQIKEIPLADFEIKLLFIRRQTHQIQQYDETFILEAGDILVIAGSKEKIISFENWILQGKS
- a CDS encoding phosphoethanolamine transferase, encoding MILCIIYKPTKDLLQKENEFSLTQSQVAPIAFIATAFNLIQEYYTERELALQALDLPSDWEIISTSPTYKNYVLVIGESARKDYLSAYGYPQNTTPFLSTTKGLIFDGYIATAGNTALSLTRSLYLHQNDESKLQNNIITLARQAGFYTYWISSQGGLGIHDNAAARIGKFANQTYFSSSNFNNIKIHDDMLLTKLTEYLQQTSSSHRLFVLHLNGSHSVFCDRLHHKPDITFINQNMSCYLATLQQTDKLLQNLVHTLEKYGSYSLLYFADHGLHHIDKNSDKVTLVHGSQTKQNYEVPLIRINSDDTKRQLIRSQRSAYHFLNGFSQWLGIHEKHLTWEIDFFSDHKDESIKVFNMQQNVDWSTLENDPAISEAGYF
- the hemE gene encoding uroporphyrinogen decarboxylase, giving the protein MTALKNDTFLRALLKEPVEYTPIWMMRQAGRYLPEYKATRAAAGSFLDLCKNTELATEVTIQPLERFNLDAAILFSDILTVPDAMGLGLYFAEGEGPKFERALQHEADIAKLEVPDMDKLQYVFDAVTSIRRALAGSVPLIGFSGSPFTLACYMVEGGSSKEFRTIKTMMYSRPELLHKILDVNAQAVTAYLNAQIDAGAQAVQIFDTWGGVLSDAAFEAFSLRYMQQIVQGLKRENEGRRVPVIVFTKGGGLWLERLAGIGADALGLDWTCNIGDARRRVGWQVALQGNFDPFALFGTPDSIRNEVGRILAAYGEGSGHVFNLGHGINQHADPEHAKILVDTVHELSRQYHS